The nucleotide sequence AAAAATTGCATAGTAATTGCAACTATTTTCAGCagactttttcccgttttttgttacTGTATTGTaacgtacttttttattatatatatattacattctataATTCATATCCAATATTTATAGTTTATTACTAAgcaatttttatttcagtttaatattgcctaatgtttttttttttttttacctgttctaatgatattaattttaatttgtcatgtatattatcatttataatctaTTGAAGTGTGCTGTGAAGAGAAGCACACTTTTGGAAAATTAGAAATTGTATCACTatatttctgcctttttttcataATCGCTTTCATGTTTTGGACTAAAAGTAAGCATTACgtgaagaaaaatggaaacagGATTGTTGAAAAATTGTAatgaaacggagaaagaaaaaaataattagagaaaCTCTTATCCTGCATCTCTTTTATTCCTCATCATACATGTGAATCATTtcatattgcccagagttgctctaCAATggctttggttagtagctctgcccagtaTCCAGTGCATGCAAGTAATGAAAgctgttggtgcaagaacacataCATTGTGAGTTATTGTGCCTCACTCCCGAGTTCACAAGGAAGGTAGACTtgcccccaccacacttcacTTTACCTTCAGTGCAGGCTTGCTATTAAACTAATAATTCCCCAGAGTGATTCACGATGCGCCGCGTCGAACGCCTTCTTGAGGCTGATGTAGCAGCTCACAAGGACAAGGACTCGAAGTACCAGGATACACTCTGTTGTGagcttaccaggagtgaatccggaTTGCTCCGACCCTTGCTGCCTAAATAGGTCATCTCTGttacgtctcagaaggatgtgattgagaaccttgcctggtatgcagaGTAGtggattgctgcagtcccaccaaTCGCCCTTCCACTCCCAAAGAGGGATggcacacccctcaacaggtcggggGGAACAGAACCAGACTTCCAGGTGGTAGCCAGGACATCTTGCGCACCCTGCTCTAAGGGTTCACCACCAGACTTTAACAATTCAGCAGATATGCCACAAATACGCACTACTTTACCACCTCTCAGCTTAGATATCGCCTCCCTAATTTCAGTTAAGAAAGTGGTTCCTCGCTGGTGGGTGGATCCAGCACAGGAACTGCAACAACCAAACTATGGGCAATACCACAGACCTCGGCACCTGCAGTTCTTGAAGATCCTCCAACGAGTGCAAATGTGGATGTGGCTGATATCCTAGGCCACATTACTCACATTGTTGTGCCACGCCCAACGATGCAGATCAGAGCACTAgaaccaggagccagaaatcctcaatctctgggaactTGCAAAGTCCCAGAAAAGATGTCTATTCTGGCTGCCGGTATCAGTTCCCGAGTCATGAGgaccagcttgatcacagccagataccgcattgaagtcacccagaacactATCTCGCCATCtcagagatgcgagtttggcTTAAAACACCTCTTTCATGTCGATAGGAACGaccaaataattttttcaattcattataGCCTATGTGTTACGTATATTAACTACctcatcaaactttttttttcaattttccttcttctctaatATCAGCAAAATGTCAAAAAACAAACCCTCTTATCCTATACTCTTGCACACTCCCATCACCATTCCATAAAAAAATCCCTGGCCAATCTCAACACCTTCCCACACCCTACTTCCCCCTCAGCCCGAAGAGGACAGCCCAGTACACCAGATTGAACAGAACCACGACCACGGGAACGACCGCGCACCTCGTATAGAGCAAGACGCGATCCGGCAGAGGTCTTACCGCGGCTGAAATATCGGAGACTTTGTGTCCGTCTGCACTGAAGGGCTTAACCCACTTGATTTCTGTGTTGCGGTTCCCCAAGTGCTCCACCACCACGTGTGAGACGATGACGTAAAAGAGGAGCAGGATACACGAGAAGAACCAGACGTCGATCATCTTAATATAGGCGGTGGGAGGGAGGGCGTCGGAGGTGTTGTTGAACAGGGTGTAGAGAACCAGCAGCGTTGTCAGGCTCACGATGAGGCGAACCTTTCgggggagaaaaataatgataataaaaacgataataagaaatatacgcaaacccacacacacaaatagatatacaaacagacactaATTTACAATGACTGAGGGAATTAAATAAAGCAGAGAATTTGCAGATGGCAAATTCGGGTGTGATTAGGAAGCTTCACAtgattgaaagagaaaaaatatatatatatatattcgtaaattATTGGGATTTATAGCGTGTTTCTTGTCCTTACAGATATGGTAATTaggaagataaagagacaaacaaatattcataaatacagtcccaaacagacagacagagaaaccgaAATATAAAGCGAATGTAGTAGAAGAGACacacaagaaaaggagaaaaaactaaACAGACCGATAAACTAACTGAAGAGAGAAGTTTGCATATACTTAAACCAACGTAAAACAGGCATACTTTAACGAACAGTCACAGGTAGACGCATAACAGACAAAAACTAAAGCAAATTCATTCATACTGAAAggcatatttaattatattcccATGTGTGCATTACCTGACATTTCCAAACACTTAAACCGCAATGTTACCTGTAGCAATGCCACTTTGACGTACAGTGTTGAGTAACCGATGATGAGCAACATTGAAGTAGGAAAGTACACTGACATCACTATTATAGTCCAACGCCTGTCGAGCTCGAAATTAACCTGAAAGGATGTTAAAgcataagaaaatgaagataaagaggagagaaaaggcagaTATGAATGTGAACGGGAGTgaattaagcattttttttttgtgcatataacacacacaaactaaaacaaacaagaaagttaAGCCCGCTGACAAACTAATTTACAACAACACGCATTTATACACTAGCTataaaccacacatacaaatCCACAAGAATAACGAGATCCACAAACTAAGAATTGAGACCCGCcataccccacccacccactcatccctTCCTTACCCAAAACGTACCTTCAGAACACTATAACGCGTCTTATTATTGCCTCTAAAGGAATCTTGAGCATAGTATTTCTTAACAGTATAGGAAGGCAGCTGTTTATCCTCCAAGTAGATCACCTGAGCTCTCTCCCCTGCGATCTTGGCGACCTCGAGACGCAAGAAAGAGAGTTGCAGGTGGACAGAACATCGCTGGGTATCGAACGGGTAGAAGAACACGTCGAAGGAACAAGCGAAACTGCCGCTGTGACGAGGGAACGAGGTCGTTAGGGCATTTTGGGATGATTGTTTGGATTAGAAACGAGGTCGTTATAAGCTGTCTGGGGATGGTTGTTTGGGTGTGATTGTTTTGCATCCTTTTTAACTACCTAAAAGGGTTAGGAACGAGGTCGTTAGGGTATTTGGGAATGATTGTTTGGATTAGGAACGAGGTCGTTATAAGCTGTCTGGGGATGGTTGTTTGGGTGTGAttgtttatcctcatttttaacTACCTTAAAGGGTTTAGGAACGAGGTCGTTTAGATGGCTGGGTGATGCTTGTTTgggtgtgattattttttttttattatttatacaatcaGTTTGTATCGCTACTTAATcgatattaaaaaggaaattgtcACCAagtctttgaaaaaataaaatgaaaatatcacaGTCATAATGCTGACAGGAATTATTACAGGTATTTGGGATCATACAGTGATTGTGTGGTCTGGTGTTCACTATGGCGATGACTATGACCTgcgataatgatactagtgatattaatggcaatgataagtttcgttattatgattgtaataatagtgataataagaatacaggtgatgatgacgatagtgataatgattataatcatgatcattatcatcattatcatattcaccaccgtcttcattaccattaccattatcatggtaataataatgataatataaataatgacgatgataacataatgctaataaataacaataacaataataatgatgataataatattaataatataataataaatgtaatgataagtatgatgataaccataaaaatgatgataagtataatgataaagataatgatgataagtattgataatgataacaacaaagaaaattatattttatcattgttatgccTTTAAAACTTAAATGGTCGTTTtcttattcaaagaaaacgtaaataaacCCCTGACTAAATAAAACTTATCGTTTCACAATACATAAATTATCTGTTCTGTACATGTCTCTTGTTTGAAAAATACAACTCGTCTAAAGATTTTACATCGCAAGTCGACCCATCACAGGTCAGGGACCatctgtgtgtggtatatatatatatatatatatatatatatatatatatatatatatatatatatatatatatatatatatatatattgctacgccagtgggtctttgtctctgtgcgaaacatgtgttaacatgaagggacctgggcaaacatgacgcagctggctgtgagcggaggagcggaggaacaagccaggagacgcggttatgtgctgctcctgtgaagacctcgtgtgtgcccttgtgacctgatataactttgtgttgccctgttataagatgtatcgtgcagtgtgacatgctggtttccccctgtattgtgcctataga is from Penaeus monodon isolate SGIC_2016 chromosome 12, NSTDA_Pmon_1, whole genome shotgun sequence and encodes:
- the LOC119579765 gene encoding glutamate-gated chloride channel alpha-like, producing MSVYFPTSMLLIIGYSTLYVKVALLQVRLIVSLTTLLVLYTLFNNTSDALPPTAYIKMIDVWFFSCILLLFYVIVSHVVVEHLGNRNTEIKWVKPFSADGHKVSDISAAVRPLPDRVLLYTRCAVVPVVVVLFNLVYWAVLFGLRGK